A portion of the Candidatus Hydrogenedentota bacterium genome contains these proteins:
- a CDS encoding Gfo/Idh/MocA family oxidoreductase has protein sequence MTTHNIGIIMNGVTGRMGTNQHLVRSILAIREQGGVKIDDTSRILPEPILTGRNESKLAALAAAHGGLKYSTDLAGLLADPAYPLYFDAQVTQRRFPDVKAAIAAGKHVYCEKPCAENTEQALELFRLAETAGVKHGVVQDKLWLPGFLKLKYLIDTGFFGRILSVRGEFGYWVFTGEDQPAQRPSWNYRKEDGGGIIVDMLCHWRYLVDNLFGNVTSVSCLGATHIPTRIDEQGKPYTCTSDDAAYATFVTDRNIVCHFNSSWCVRVRRDDLVTLQVDGTHGSAVAGLRECVTQHQANTPKPVWNPDIPSPIDFNAGWTTVPTNRVFDNAFKAQWELFLRHVVLGEPFPWGLKEGAKGVQLAELGLKSWEERRWLDVTPL, from the coding sequence ATGACCACCCACAACATCGGCATCATCATGAACGGCGTCACGGGACGCATGGGCACCAACCAGCACCTGGTTCGATCCATTCTCGCGATCCGGGAACAGGGCGGCGTAAAGATTGACGATACCAGCCGTATTCTCCCGGAACCGATTCTGACCGGACGCAACGAGAGCAAGCTTGCGGCGCTGGCGGCGGCCCATGGTGGATTGAAGTATTCTACCGACCTGGCTGGACTGCTTGCGGACCCCGCCTATCCCCTCTATTTTGACGCTCAAGTAACCCAGCGCCGTTTTCCCGATGTTAAGGCGGCGATTGCGGCCGGAAAGCATGTCTATTGCGAGAAGCCCTGCGCCGAAAACACCGAGCAGGCGCTGGAACTGTTTCGTCTGGCGGAGACTGCGGGCGTCAAGCATGGCGTGGTGCAGGACAAACTCTGGCTTCCCGGCTTCCTCAAACTGAAGTATCTCATCGATACCGGCTTCTTCGGCAGGATTCTCTCCGTGCGTGGCGAATTCGGCTACTGGGTGTTTACCGGCGAAGACCAGCCCGCGCAGCGCCCGTCCTGGAACTATCGCAAAGAAGACGGCGGCGGTATTATCGTGGACATGCTGTGCCACTGGCGCTATCTGGTGGACAACCTTTTCGGCAATGTGACGTCGGTTTCCTGCCTGGGCGCAACCCATATCCCCACGCGAATCGACGAACAGGGCAAACCCTACACCTGCACCTCCGATGACGCGGCCTATGCGACGTTCGTGACGGATCGAAACATTGTCTGCCACTTCAATTCCTCGTGGTGCGTGCGGGTGCGCCGCGACGATCTTGTGACCCTGCAGGTGGACGGCACCCACGGTTCGGCGGTGGCCGGCCTGCGCGAATGCGTGACCCAGCATCAGGCCAACACCCCCAAGCCCGTATGGAATCCGGATATCCCAAGTCCCATCGACTTTAACGCGGGCTGGACGACCGTCCCCACCAACCGCGTCTTTGACAACGCCTTCAAAGCCCAGTGGGAGCTTTTCCTGCGCCACGTGGTATTGGGCGAGCCCTTCCCCTGGGGGCTGAAGGAGGGCGCGAAGGGCGTTCAATTGGCCGAGCTCGGCCTGAAGAGCTGGGAAGAGCGCCGCTGGCTGGATGTGACGCCGCTGTAG
- a CDS encoding glycoside hydrolase family 88 protein, with translation MHLPDTLNASSLSTQLDQFFSLAGPKLLNLDNAWDPAKGSPVFTVAGNYTSRGWTEWTQGFQYGCLVLQFDASDDSEYLDRGVRRIHDYMAPHISHVGVHDHGFNNLSTYGNVLRLAKEGRIPMADDARAFYELAVKVSGAVQAARWSRIADGTGYIHSFNGPHSLFSDTIRSCRILMRAHQLGHVLMGEGDKKISLCQRALEHMRNTHRFNVYYGTGRDHYDVYGRVVHESIFNMTDGQYRCPSTQQGYTPFSTWTRGLAWVLLGAAEELEFLPLLDDNDLACQGGRANVEEMLLAMARATSDFYIENTTADGIPFWDTGAPGVVHFPNYRDEPGDPYNAHEPLDSSAAAISAQGLLRLGRYLGLDTQEGARYFRAGLQVAKTLLAAPYLSEDPAHQGLLLHSVYHRPNGWDHVPEGRSIPCGESSMWGDYHAMELAVYLKRFIAEGPYLTFFEPTQSI, from the coding sequence ATGCACCTTCCTGACACTTTGAACGCTTCCAGTCTGTCCACTCAACTCGATCAGTTCTTTTCGCTGGCGGGCCCGAAACTCCTCAACCTCGACAATGCATGGGATCCGGCGAAGGGTTCGCCCGTGTTTACCGTCGCGGGCAATTACACGAGCCGGGGCTGGACGGAGTGGACCCAGGGCTTTCAGTACGGTTGTCTGGTGCTGCAATTCGACGCGTCGGACGACAGCGAGTATCTGGATCGGGGTGTGCGGCGGATACATGATTACATGGCGCCGCACATCAGCCATGTGGGCGTGCACGATCATGGCTTCAACAACCTGTCCACCTATGGCAATGTGTTGCGCCTGGCCAAGGAAGGCCGGATACCCATGGCGGACGACGCCCGGGCCTTTTACGAGCTCGCCGTCAAGGTTTCAGGCGCCGTACAGGCCGCGCGTTGGTCGAGGATCGCCGACGGCACGGGTTATATCCACAGCTTCAACGGCCCCCACTCCCTGTTCAGCGACACCATACGCTCCTGCCGTATTTTGATGCGGGCGCACCAGTTGGGCCACGTGCTTATGGGCGAAGGCGACAAGAAGATATCCCTCTGCCAGCGGGCGCTGGAGCACATGCGGAACACGCACCGATTCAACGTTTACTATGGGACGGGGCGCGACCATTACGACGTGTACGGTCGCGTCGTGCATGAAAGCATCTTCAACATGACGGACGGCCAGTATCGCTGCCCCAGTACGCAGCAGGGCTACACTCCCTTCTCCACCTGGACGCGCGGGCTGGCGTGGGTATTGCTCGGCGCGGCGGAAGAGTTGGAGTTTCTTCCCTTGTTGGACGACAACGATCTCGCGTGTCAGGGGGGACGTGCCAACGTGGAAGAAATGCTGCTTGCCATGGCCCGCGCGACCAGTGATTTTTACATCGAGAATACAACCGCCGACGGTATCCCCTTCTGGGACACGGGCGCGCCGGGGGTGGTTCACTTTCCCAATTATCGCGACGAGCCCGGCGACCCGTATAACGCCCACGAGCCGCTGGACAGTTCGGCGGCGGCAATTTCGGCCCAGGGCCTGCTGCGGCTTGGACGGTATCTGGGATTGGATACCCAAGAAGGGGCGCGATACTTCCGGGCCGGGCTACAAGTCGCGAAGACGCTGCTTGCCGCGCCCTATCTCTCGGAGGATCCCGCGCACCAGGGCTTACTGCTCCACTCGGTCTACCACCGCCCCAACGGCTGGGATCACGTGCCCGAAGGCCGGTCGATCCCTTGCGGCGAGTCCTCCATGTGGGGTGACTACCACGCGATGGAGCTGGCGGTCTATTTGAAGCGGTTCATAGCGGAGGGTCCGTACCTCACCTTTTTCGAGCCGACACAGTCCATTTGA